A region of Lycium barbarum isolate Lr01 chromosome 3, ASM1917538v2, whole genome shotgun sequence DNA encodes the following proteins:
- the LOC132633307 gene encoding protein decapping 5-like isoform X3, with translation MMTTAPPKPVNLYIGSFISLISQSNIRYEGFVFLLNPSDSTIGLRNVKSFWTEGQRKDGLQLLASDEIYEHIFFRGCDIKDLQVISSPLPQSTSAVPDDPAIIQSHFPQPSPTTMASTCHGAAQIANFSTSVQPILPVTPVQLNLPRGPSASSSSFCGSSLPPPPHRYPPPPQSLLASLPPVQQQARHQNINTSVAGGSNTAVAGGSRFSELRHPLLLRGSTGSPNTLPPLLPTPSVQSNPGRFADVVSNLLSIPRSNEGSSALSSVAVDPGPKMASSLQEVLIVNATPALVINESSSIDPTISQTLSSMTIEEQSGLKQSSSSQSLQTTDIDAKTALAPVLEPVLSSDSTGETLESSLKSTAKTLLGSTSSRHCKGQFGRGGDKARRNPAFTNHSYRGRAQGRANVNSSRVIRRFKEDFDFEAMNEKSNKEEVWDYLGKNNKADADDGDENEKETEDSDVKGEASEVHVKDDSKPVYCKDDFFDSFSCDALGQESAEVTLCEQRKKDAETFGVEIPILKQGHGQGPRRAGASQVSYRGRGHGNARGGRDRGRGHRRSVVRPRYLK, from the exons ATGATGACAACAGCACCGCCCAAGCCGGTAAACTTGTATATAGGGAGTTTTATTAGTTTGATATCACAATCAAATATTCGTTATGAAGGCTTTGTGTTTCTTCTCAACCCTAGTGATTCCACCATTGGTCTTCGTAACG TGAAATCTTTTTGGACAGAAGGACAGAGGAAAGATGGACTTCAGCTTCTTGCGAGTGACGAAATCTATGAGCACATATTCTTCAGAGGTTGCGACATAAAG GATCTGCAAGTTATATCTTCCCCTTTACCTCAAAGTACATCAGCTGTTCCTGATGATCCTGCGATAATACAG TCCCATTTTCCTCAGCCCTCACCTACAACTATGGCGTCGACATGTCATGGTGCTGCACAAATAGCAAATTTTAGTACCAGTGTGCAACCCATTCTCCCTGTTACACCAGTCCAGTTGAATCTGCCCCGTGGCCCATCAGCATCAAGTTCTAGCTTTTGTGGCTCATCGCTCCCTCCTCCACCT CATCGTTATCCGCCGCCGCCACAGAGTTTGTTGGCATCACTTCCGCCAGTTCAGCAGCAAGCGCGACACCAGAATATAAATACATCTGTAGCTGGAGGATCCAATACAGCTGTAGCTGGAGGATCCAGGTTTTCTGAACTCCGTCATCCGTTGCTGCTGCGTGGTAGTACTGGTTCCCCAAATACACTGCCTCCTTTGCTACCCACACCATCTGTTCAATCCAATCCGGGGCGGTTTGCTGATGTTGTGTCTAATTTATTATCTATTCCAAGGTCAAATGAAGGATCTAGTGCTCTTTCAAGTGTAGCAGTGGATCCTGGCCCAAAAATGGCATCTTCTTTGCAAGAAGTACTTATTGTTAATGCTACTCCGGCTCTAGTTATTAATGAATCAAGTTCAATTGATCCGACAATCTCTCAAACTCTatcttccatgacaattgaggaacaGTCAGGATTGAAGCAGTCCTCTTCATCTCAGTCACTGCAGACCACAGATATTGATGCAAAGACTGCTCTAGCACCAGTATTGGAACCTGTGCTATCATCAGATAGCACTGGAGAAACCCTGGAGTCGTCGCTGAAATCCACAGCTAAAACT TTGCTGGGATCTACATCATCTCGTCATTGTAAAGGTCAGTTTGGTCGAGGAGGAGATAAG GCGCGTCGAAACCCTGCATTCACTAATCATAGTTATAGAGGTCGTGCACAAGGGCGGGCAAATGTG AATTCCTCTCGTGTCATTAGAAGATTTAAGGAGGATTTTGATTTTGAGGCAATGAATGAAAAGTCCAATAAGGAAGAGGTATGGGACTATCTCGGCAAAAATAACAAAGCCGATGCAGATGATGGAGATGAAAATGAAAAAGAGACGGAAGACTCTGATGTTAAAGGTGAAGCCAGTGAAGTACATGTAAAAGACGATAGTAAG CCTGTTTACTGTAAGGATGACTTCTTTGATTCTTTTTCTTGTGATGCACTTGGTCAAGAATCTGCAGAAGTGACGCTCTGTGAACAAAGGAAAAAAGATGCTGAG acattTGGAGTTGAGATCCCAATACTCAAACAGGGTCATGGGCAGGGACCAAGGCGTGCTGGGGCATCTCAAGTCTCATATCGTGGTAGAGGACATGGCAATGCACGAGGTGGTCGTGATCGTGGTCGTGGTCATAGGAGATCAGTTGTGAGGCCGCGTTACTTAAAATGA
- the LOC132633307 gene encoding protein decapping 5-like isoform X4 codes for MMTTAPPKPVNLYIGSFISLISQSNIRYEGFVFLLNPSDSTIGLRNVKSFWTEGQRKDGLQLLASDEIYEHIFFRGCDIKDLQVISSPLPQSTSAVPDDPAIIQSHFPQPSPTTMASTCHGAAQIANFSTSVQPILPVTPVQLNLPRGPSASSSSFCGSSLPPPPVNISRLVVPNYWPGLVGSSGGVSYFQHRYPPPPQSLLASLPPVQQQARHQNINTSVAGGSNTAVAGGSRFSELRHPLLLRGSTGSPNTLPPLLPTPSVQSNPGRFADVVSNLLSIPRSNEGSSALSSVAVDPGPKMASSLQEVLIVNATPALVINESSSIDPTISQTLSSMTIEEQSGLKQSSSSQSLQTTDIDAKTALAPVLEPVLSSDSTGETLESSLKSTAKTNSSRVIRRFKEDFDFEAMNEKSNKEEVWDYLGKNNKADADDGDENEKETEDSDVKGEASEVHVKDDSKPVYCKDDFFDSFSCDALGQESAEVTLCEQRKKDAETFGVEIPILKQGHGQGPRRAGASQVSYRGRGHGNARGGRDRGRGHRRSVVRPRYLK; via the exons ATGATGACAACAGCACCGCCCAAGCCGGTAAACTTGTATATAGGGAGTTTTATTAGTTTGATATCACAATCAAATATTCGTTATGAAGGCTTTGTGTTTCTTCTCAACCCTAGTGATTCCACCATTGGTCTTCGTAACG TGAAATCTTTTTGGACAGAAGGACAGAGGAAAGATGGACTTCAGCTTCTTGCGAGTGACGAAATCTATGAGCACATATTCTTCAGAGGTTGCGACATAAAG GATCTGCAAGTTATATCTTCCCCTTTACCTCAAAGTACATCAGCTGTTCCTGATGATCCTGCGATAATACAG TCCCATTTTCCTCAGCCCTCACCTACAACTATGGCGTCGACATGTCATGGTGCTGCACAAATAGCAAATTTTAGTACCAGTGTGCAACCCATTCTCCCTGTTACACCAGTCCAGTTGAATCTGCCCCGTGGCCCATCAGCATCAAGTTCTAGCTTTTGTGGCTCATCGCTCCCTCCTCCACCTGTAAATATCAGTAGGCTTGTTGTACCTAATTATTGGCCAGGATTAGTTGGATCCTCAGGAGGAGTTTCTTATTTTCAGCATCGTTATCCGCCGCCGCCACAGAGTTTGTTGGCATCACTTCCGCCAGTTCAGCAGCAAGCGCGACACCAGAATATAAATACATCTGTAGCTGGAGGATCCAATACAGCTGTAGCTGGAGGATCCAGGTTTTCTGAACTCCGTCATCCGTTGCTGCTGCGTGGTAGTACTGGTTCCCCAAATACACTGCCTCCTTTGCTACCCACACCATCTGTTCAATCCAATCCGGGGCGGTTTGCTGATGTTGTGTCTAATTTATTATCTATTCCAAGGTCAAATGAAGGATCTAGTGCTCTTTCAAGTGTAGCAGTGGATCCTGGCCCAAAAATGGCATCTTCTTTGCAAGAAGTACTTATTGTTAATGCTACTCCGGCTCTAGTTATTAATGAATCAAGTTCAATTGATCCGACAATCTCTCAAACTCTatcttccatgacaattgaggaacaGTCAGGATTGAAGCAGTCCTCTTCATCTCAGTCACTGCAGACCACAGATATTGATGCAAAGACTGCTCTAGCACCAGTATTGGAACCTGTGCTATCATCAGATAGCACTGGAGAAACCCTGGAGTCGTCGCTGAAATCCACAGCTAAAACT AATTCCTCTCGTGTCATTAGAAGATTTAAGGAGGATTTTGATTTTGAGGCAATGAATGAAAAGTCCAATAAGGAAGAGGTATGGGACTATCTCGGCAAAAATAACAAAGCCGATGCAGATGATGGAGATGAAAATGAAAAAGAGACGGAAGACTCTGATGTTAAAGGTGAAGCCAGTGAAGTACATGTAAAAGACGATAGTAAG CCTGTTTACTGTAAGGATGACTTCTTTGATTCTTTTTCTTGTGATGCACTTGGTCAAGAATCTGCAGAAGTGACGCTCTGTGAACAAAGGAAAAAAGATGCTGAG acattTGGAGTTGAGATCCCAATACTCAAACAGGGTCATGGGCAGGGACCAAGGCGTGCTGGGGCATCTCAAGTCTCATATCGTGGTAGAGGACATGGCAATGCACGAGGTGGTCGTGATCGTGGTCGTGGTCATAGGAGATCAGTTGTGAGGCCGCGTTACTTAAAATGA
- the LOC132633307 gene encoding protein decapping 5-like isoform X1, which produces MMTTAPPKPVNLYIGSFISLISQSNIRYEGFVFLLNPSDSTIGLRNVKSFWTEGQRKDGLQLLASDEIYEHIFFRGCDIKDLQVISSPLPQSTSAVPDDPAIIQSHFPQPSPTTMASTCHGAAQIANFSTSVQPILPVTPVQLNLPRGPSASSSSFCGSSLPPPPVNISRLVVPNYWPGLVGSSGGVSYFQHRYPPPPQSLLASLPPVQQQARHQNINTSVAGGSNTAVAGGSRFSELRHPLLLRGSTGSPNTLPPLLPTPSVQSNPGRFADVVSNLLSIPRSNEGSSALSSVAVDPGPKMASSLQEVLIVNATPALVINESSSIDPTISQTLSSMTIEEQSGLKQSSSSQSLQTTDIDAKTALAPVLEPVLSSDSTGETLESSLKSTAKTLLGSTSSRHCKGQFGRGGDKARRNPAFTNHSYRGRAQGRANVNSSRVIRRFKEDFDFEAMNEKSNKEEVWDYLGKNNKADADDGDENEKETEDSDVKGEASEVHVKDDSKPVYCKDDFFDSFSCDALGQESAEVTLCEQRKKDAETFGVEIPILKQGHGQGPRRAGASQVSYRGRGHGNARGGRDRGRGHRRSVVRPRYLK; this is translated from the exons ATGATGACAACAGCACCGCCCAAGCCGGTAAACTTGTATATAGGGAGTTTTATTAGTTTGATATCACAATCAAATATTCGTTATGAAGGCTTTGTGTTTCTTCTCAACCCTAGTGATTCCACCATTGGTCTTCGTAACG TGAAATCTTTTTGGACAGAAGGACAGAGGAAAGATGGACTTCAGCTTCTTGCGAGTGACGAAATCTATGAGCACATATTCTTCAGAGGTTGCGACATAAAG GATCTGCAAGTTATATCTTCCCCTTTACCTCAAAGTACATCAGCTGTTCCTGATGATCCTGCGATAATACAG TCCCATTTTCCTCAGCCCTCACCTACAACTATGGCGTCGACATGTCATGGTGCTGCACAAATAGCAAATTTTAGTACCAGTGTGCAACCCATTCTCCCTGTTACACCAGTCCAGTTGAATCTGCCCCGTGGCCCATCAGCATCAAGTTCTAGCTTTTGTGGCTCATCGCTCCCTCCTCCACCTGTAAATATCAGTAGGCTTGTTGTACCTAATTATTGGCCAGGATTAGTTGGATCCTCAGGAGGAGTTTCTTATTTTCAGCATCGTTATCCGCCGCCGCCACAGAGTTTGTTGGCATCACTTCCGCCAGTTCAGCAGCAAGCGCGACACCAGAATATAAATACATCTGTAGCTGGAGGATCCAATACAGCTGTAGCTGGAGGATCCAGGTTTTCTGAACTCCGTCATCCGTTGCTGCTGCGTGGTAGTACTGGTTCCCCAAATACACTGCCTCCTTTGCTACCCACACCATCTGTTCAATCCAATCCGGGGCGGTTTGCTGATGTTGTGTCTAATTTATTATCTATTCCAAGGTCAAATGAAGGATCTAGTGCTCTTTCAAGTGTAGCAGTGGATCCTGGCCCAAAAATGGCATCTTCTTTGCAAGAAGTACTTATTGTTAATGCTACTCCGGCTCTAGTTATTAATGAATCAAGTTCAATTGATCCGACAATCTCTCAAACTCTatcttccatgacaattgaggaacaGTCAGGATTGAAGCAGTCCTCTTCATCTCAGTCACTGCAGACCACAGATATTGATGCAAAGACTGCTCTAGCACCAGTATTGGAACCTGTGCTATCATCAGATAGCACTGGAGAAACCCTGGAGTCGTCGCTGAAATCCACAGCTAAAACT TTGCTGGGATCTACATCATCTCGTCATTGTAAAGGTCAGTTTGGTCGAGGAGGAGATAAG GCGCGTCGAAACCCTGCATTCACTAATCATAGTTATAGAGGTCGTGCACAAGGGCGGGCAAATGTG AATTCCTCTCGTGTCATTAGAAGATTTAAGGAGGATTTTGATTTTGAGGCAATGAATGAAAAGTCCAATAAGGAAGAGGTATGGGACTATCTCGGCAAAAATAACAAAGCCGATGCAGATGATGGAGATGAAAATGAAAAAGAGACGGAAGACTCTGATGTTAAAGGTGAAGCCAGTGAAGTACATGTAAAAGACGATAGTAAG CCTGTTTACTGTAAGGATGACTTCTTTGATTCTTTTTCTTGTGATGCACTTGGTCAAGAATCTGCAGAAGTGACGCTCTGTGAACAAAGGAAAAAAGATGCTGAG acattTGGAGTTGAGATCCCAATACTCAAACAGGGTCATGGGCAGGGACCAAGGCGTGCTGGGGCATCTCAAGTCTCATATCGTGGTAGAGGACATGGCAATGCACGAGGTGGTCGTGATCGTGGTCGTGGTCATAGGAGATCAGTTGTGAGGCCGCGTTACTTAAAATGA
- the LOC132633307 gene encoding protein decapping 5-like isoform X2 — protein sequence MKALCFFSTLVIPPLVFVTVVKSFWTEGQRKDGLQLLASDEIYEHIFFRGCDIKDLQVISSPLPQSTSAVPDDPAIIQSHFPQPSPTTMASTCHGAAQIANFSTSVQPILPVTPVQLNLPRGPSASSSSFCGSSLPPPPVNISRLVVPNYWPGLVGSSGGVSYFQHRYPPPPQSLLASLPPVQQQARHQNINTSVAGGSNTAVAGGSRFSELRHPLLLRGSTGSPNTLPPLLPTPSVQSNPGRFADVVSNLLSIPRSNEGSSALSSVAVDPGPKMASSLQEVLIVNATPALVINESSSIDPTISQTLSSMTIEEQSGLKQSSSSQSLQTTDIDAKTALAPVLEPVLSSDSTGETLESSLKSTAKTLLGSTSSRHCKGQFGRGGDKARRNPAFTNHSYRGRAQGRANVNSSRVIRRFKEDFDFEAMNEKSNKEEVWDYLGKNNKADADDGDENEKETEDSDVKGEASEVHVKDDSKPVYCKDDFFDSFSCDALGQESAEVTLCEQRKKDAETFGVEIPILKQGHGQGPRRAGASQVSYRGRGHGNARGGRDRGRGHRRSVVRPRYLK from the exons ATGAAGGCTTTGTGTTTCTTCTCAACCCTAGTGATTCCACCATTGGTCTTCGTAACGGTCG TGAAATCTTTTTGGACAGAAGGACAGAGGAAAGATGGACTTCAGCTTCTTGCGAGTGACGAAATCTATGAGCACATATTCTTCAGAGGTTGCGACATAAAG GATCTGCAAGTTATATCTTCCCCTTTACCTCAAAGTACATCAGCTGTTCCTGATGATCCTGCGATAATACAG TCCCATTTTCCTCAGCCCTCACCTACAACTATGGCGTCGACATGTCATGGTGCTGCACAAATAGCAAATTTTAGTACCAGTGTGCAACCCATTCTCCCTGTTACACCAGTCCAGTTGAATCTGCCCCGTGGCCCATCAGCATCAAGTTCTAGCTTTTGTGGCTCATCGCTCCCTCCTCCACCTGTAAATATCAGTAGGCTTGTTGTACCTAATTATTGGCCAGGATTAGTTGGATCCTCAGGAGGAGTTTCTTATTTTCAGCATCGTTATCCGCCGCCGCCACAGAGTTTGTTGGCATCACTTCCGCCAGTTCAGCAGCAAGCGCGACACCAGAATATAAATACATCTGTAGCTGGAGGATCCAATACAGCTGTAGCTGGAGGATCCAGGTTTTCTGAACTCCGTCATCCGTTGCTGCTGCGTGGTAGTACTGGTTCCCCAAATACACTGCCTCCTTTGCTACCCACACCATCTGTTCAATCCAATCCGGGGCGGTTTGCTGATGTTGTGTCTAATTTATTATCTATTCCAAGGTCAAATGAAGGATCTAGTGCTCTTTCAAGTGTAGCAGTGGATCCTGGCCCAAAAATGGCATCTTCTTTGCAAGAAGTACTTATTGTTAATGCTACTCCGGCTCTAGTTATTAATGAATCAAGTTCAATTGATCCGACAATCTCTCAAACTCTatcttccatgacaattgaggaacaGTCAGGATTGAAGCAGTCCTCTTCATCTCAGTCACTGCAGACCACAGATATTGATGCAAAGACTGCTCTAGCACCAGTATTGGAACCTGTGCTATCATCAGATAGCACTGGAGAAACCCTGGAGTCGTCGCTGAAATCCACAGCTAAAACT TTGCTGGGATCTACATCATCTCGTCATTGTAAAGGTCAGTTTGGTCGAGGAGGAGATAAG GCGCGTCGAAACCCTGCATTCACTAATCATAGTTATAGAGGTCGTGCACAAGGGCGGGCAAATGTG AATTCCTCTCGTGTCATTAGAAGATTTAAGGAGGATTTTGATTTTGAGGCAATGAATGAAAAGTCCAATAAGGAAGAGGTATGGGACTATCTCGGCAAAAATAACAAAGCCGATGCAGATGATGGAGATGAAAATGAAAAAGAGACGGAAGACTCTGATGTTAAAGGTGAAGCCAGTGAAGTACATGTAAAAGACGATAGTAAG CCTGTTTACTGTAAGGATGACTTCTTTGATTCTTTTTCTTGTGATGCACTTGGTCAAGAATCTGCAGAAGTGACGCTCTGTGAACAAAGGAAAAAAGATGCTGAG acattTGGAGTTGAGATCCCAATACTCAAACAGGGTCATGGGCAGGGACCAAGGCGTGCTGGGGCATCTCAAGTCTCATATCGTGGTAGAGGACATGGCAATGCACGAGGTGGTCGTGATCGTGGTCGTGGTCATAGGAGATCAGTTGTGAGGCCGCGTTACTTAAAATGA